One genomic window of Opisthocomus hoazin isolate bOpiHoa1 chromosome 16, bOpiHoa1.hap1, whole genome shotgun sequence includes the following:
- the TMEM269 gene encoding transmembrane protein 269 isoform X2, which produces MWMVSPPVDEGSPQLAWLWDHGKGVFQSTKKLFLSERAGWGRTLEFIRKNAANGLSVANLVAGLASVLCSLNRQHHHSCWLLLVGFLLDLADGAVARQLDACSALGAKLDDFADFTTFGLATALLLQPRGVLDGLLAIAYVLAVFTRLCFFSSGIPFTYRGLPCPYAASLLAGTFLLTGGNVTLLRVAAAVMILFMLDRGVYPHDKVLESQLWKKVVYAGGVAAVLFSPAAVASVYCLAWSTSYIVFPFAVWSCAAQPLPSPRAQ; this is translated from the exons ATGAAGGATCTCCCCAGCTTGCCTGGCTTTGGGACCACGGCAAAG GTGTTTTCCAGTCCACGAAGAAGCTGTTCCTGAGCGAGCGAGCGGGCTGGGGTCGGACGCTGGAGTTCATCCGGAAAAACGCCGCCAACGGGCTTTCCGTGGCCAACCTGGTGGCGGGGCTCGCCTCCGTGCTCTGCAGCCTCAACAG GCAACACCACCACtcgtgctggctgctgctggtgggcttTCTGCTCGACCTGGCCGACGGAGCCGTCGCCCGGCAGCTCGACGCCTGCTCGGCGCTGG GTGCCAAACTGGACGATTTCGCCGACTTCACCACTTTCGGGCTGGCCAcggcgctgctgctgcagccgcgCGGTGTCCTGGACGGGCTGCTGGCCATCGCCTACGTGCTGGCTGTGTTCACCCGCCTCTGCTTCTTCTCTAGCG ggatccccttcACGTACCGGGGGCTGCCGTGTCCCTACGCCGCCTCGCTGCTGGCAGGCACCTTCCTGCTGACGGGGGGGAATGTCACGCTGCTGCGCGTCGCCGCCGCCGTCATGATCCTCTTCATGCTCGACCGGGGCGTCTACCCCCACGACAAGGTGCTGGAGTCGCAGCTCTGGAAGAAAGTGGTTTACGCCGGGG GGGTTGCGGCCGTGCTCTTCTCGCCGGCGGCGGTGGCGTCCGTTTATTGCCTCGCCTGGTCGACGTCCTACATCGTCTTCCCCTTCGCCGTCTGGAGCTGcgcagcccaacccctgccctcgCCTAGAGCCCAGtaa
- the TMEM269 gene encoding transmembrane protein 269 isoform X1, with the protein MWMVSPPVGVFQSTKKLFLSERAGWGRTLEFIRKNAANGLSVANLVAGLASVLCSLNRQHHHSCWLLLVGFLLDLADGAVARQLDACSALGAKLDDFADFTTFGLATALLLQPRGVLDGLLAIAYVLAVFTRLCFFSSGIPFTYRGLPCPYAASLLAGTFLLTGGNVTLLRVAAAVMILFMLDRGVYPHDKVLESQLWKKVVYAGGVAAVLFSPAAVASVYCLAWSTSYIVFPFAVWSCAAQPLPSPRAQ; encoded by the exons GTGTTTTCCAGTCCACGAAGAAGCTGTTCCTGAGCGAGCGAGCGGGCTGGGGTCGGACGCTGGAGTTCATCCGGAAAAACGCCGCCAACGGGCTTTCCGTGGCCAACCTGGTGGCGGGGCTCGCCTCCGTGCTCTGCAGCCTCAACAG GCAACACCACCACtcgtgctggctgctgctggtgggcttTCTGCTCGACCTGGCCGACGGAGCCGTCGCCCGGCAGCTCGACGCCTGCTCGGCGCTGG GTGCCAAACTGGACGATTTCGCCGACTTCACCACTTTCGGGCTGGCCAcggcgctgctgctgcagccgcgCGGTGTCCTGGACGGGCTGCTGGCCATCGCCTACGTGCTGGCTGTGTTCACCCGCCTCTGCTTCTTCTCTAGCG ggatccccttcACGTACCGGGGGCTGCCGTGTCCCTACGCCGCCTCGCTGCTGGCAGGCACCTTCCTGCTGACGGGGGGGAATGTCACGCTGCTGCGCGTCGCCGCCGCCGTCATGATCCTCTTCATGCTCGACCGGGGCGTCTACCCCCACGACAAGGTGCTGGAGTCGCAGCTCTGGAAGAAAGTGGTTTACGCCGGGG GGGTTGCGGCCGTGCTCTTCTCGCCGGCGGCGGTGGCGTCCGTTTATTGCCTCGCCTGGTCGACGTCCTACATCGTCTTCCCCTTCGCCGTCTGGAGCTGcgcagcccaacccctgccctcgCCTAGAGCCCAGtaa